CCGCTGTCGTCAACATCAGCTCCATCTTCGGCGCCATCGGCGGTTTCGGTACCTCTCCCAGCTACCACGCGGCCAAGGGTGCGGTGCGCATTCTCACCAAGAACATCGCGTTGAACTGGACCGACAGCGGAGTGCGGGTGAACTCGGTGCATCCCGGCTTCGTCGATACGCCCAGCCTCGAGTCGGTGAAGGGCACGGAGTTGGAAGCCGGCATGACCCAGCTGACTCCGATGGGGCGACTCGGCAAGCCGTTCGAGGTCGCCGCGGCGGTTGCCTTCCTCGCCAGTGACGACGCCTCGTTCATCACCGGCTCCGAACTGTACGTCGACGGTGGGTACATGGCTCGCTGAGTTCGCGGCATCGGCAAGCGCCGATTTCGAGGCAGCACAGGTGACTGGTACAGCATGGCGCGGGTTTCGGGATCAGGTGATCTCGTGCACCGCCTGATTTCTGTCAGGACGGAATTGTATGGTTCATGCTCATGTGAGTGGTGATCGGACGGACGAACGCCCCCTTGCGATCGGGGAGTGGCTCCACGGCGCCGCGCAGCGTGCTGCCGAGGAGGCGTTCCTCCTCATCGCCGGGGAGCGAATCGGCTACCGGGAGTTGGACGTCACCTCCGACAGGGTCGCGGCGGGTTCTTCGGAGCTCGGCCTTCGGTCCGGTGACCACGTCTGTCTGATGATGCGCAGCAGTGTCGCCGCGCTGCAGGTGTGGTTCGGCCTGGCCAAGGCCGGGCTGGTGGAGGTGCCGATCAACGTTGCCAGTGGCTCGTACCTGCTGAGGTACTTCCTCGAGCACTCCGGTGCCACAGTGGTGGTGTGCGACGCCGAGTTCGAGCAGCTCGTCCGGGAATGCGCGGCCGACGTCCCCGGTATCGGCCACATCGTCGTTTCCGGCGACGAACCGGAGCACGACACCGCGCCGCCGGCCAACGGGGCGGCCCGTCATCGCCTGACGGATCTGCTCGCGCATCCGAGTGCTGCGTTACCCACCGTAGATCCGTCCGACGCTGCGGTCATTCTCTACACGTCCGGGACCACAGGACCACCCAAGGGGGCCCTGCTCAGCCATCGTGCCAATGTCAACCTGGCCCGCCACACCGTGGATCTGCTCGGCTACACCCCCGCGGACCGTCTCTACAGCGTCTTCCCGCTGTTCCACAGCAATGCTCGGTACTGCAGCGTCATGGCCGCGATGGAGGCCGGCGCCGACCTCGTGATGGACCACAGGTTCTCCGCGAGCCAGTTCTGGGACATTTGCCGTCGGCACGGCATCACCGCGTTCAACTACCAGGGTGCGATGATGAGCATCCTGTATAAGCAGCCGCCTCGTCCCGATGATGCCGACAATCCGGTCCGCCTGGCGTTCGGGGCACCGTGCCCCCCGGAGATCTTCGAGGCATTCGAACACCGCTTCGGCGTCCAGCTCACCGAGATCTACGGCAGCACGGAGACCTCGATCATCACGGATATGCCGCCGTGGGACCGCAAGATCGGCACCGCAGGCCACGAATCGGCCAACTACGAGGTCGCCGTCGTCGACGAGCACGACGAGCCCGTACCGCCGGGGGTGGCCGGGGAGATCGTGGCGCGTCCCAAGAAACCGGGCTGGATGTTCGACGGCTACCACGCCATGTCGGAGACAACCGTGGAAAGCTGGCGCAACCTGTGGTTTCACACGGGTGATCGGGGCCTGCTCGACGAGGACGGTTACCTGGTTTTCCTCGACCGGCTCAAGGACACGATCCGGCGGCGTGGTGAGAACATCTCCTCCTGGGAGATCGAGCGCGTCGTGTCGGCGCACCCGGCGGTGGCTCAGGCCGCAGCCTACGGGGTTCCCTCGGAGCTTTCCGAGGAGGAGGTCATGGTAGCGATCGTGGTGGCTCCCGGAACGGGACTGAACCCTGCAGAGCTGACCGAGCACTGTGCGGGTTCACTGACCGCCTTCGCAGTCCCGAGATACGTGCGCGTGATCGATGCGTTGCCGATGACTCCGAGCCAGCGAGTGGAAAAGTACAAGCTCCGCGCGGACGGTGTCACTCCGGACGCCTGGGATCGGGAGGCGGTTCAACAGTGACGGGCGACCTTGTGCGGTTCACGCACACACAGCCAAGGCCCGGTGTCCTGATGCTGACCATGTCACGGCCCGAGAAGCTCAACGCGATGGACCAGACGTGGTTTCGTCAGCTGCGCGAGGTGATGGAGACAATCGGTAACGACGGCGATGTGCGAGCCGTCGTGCTCACAGGGGAAGGGCGAGCCTTTTCCGCCGGTGGCGACATCGACATGTTCCACGACCTTGCCGGCGATGTCGGTCGCGTGCGGCCGCACCTGCGGCTGGTCTACGACGCTTTCCACGCGGTCGAGCGATGCGCCGTCCCGGTGATCGCAGCCGTCAACGGGATCGCGTTCGGCGGCGGAACCGAATTGGCACTGGCATGCGATATCGTCCTGGCGGCGGAATCGGCGCGTTTCGCCTTCAAGGAGCCCACCGTAGGCCTCACCCCCGGCTACGGCATTGTGCGAGGCCCCGAGGTTATGGGTCGGCACTGGACTCGCTATCTGGCGCTCACCGGCCGGGACATCGACGCGGTACGAGCCGAACGTGCAGGCTTGGTGCAGGAGGTGCACTCCGATGATGTCCTGCTCGACCGGGCTTTGTCGCTGGCCGCGGAGATAGCCGCCAATCCATCGCTTGCCGTGCAGGTCGGCAAATCCTTCGTCAATCGTGACACCGGAGACGGGTTCAACGAGTCCGTCGAGGCGACAGCCTTGCTGTTCGGAACCGACGAGCACAGCAACGCGGTGACGGCCTTCCGCGCTGCCAGGGGAGACGAACCCAGCAGCCGAGCGTCCGCAACAGAATGATCAGCACTGTCCGGAGTGAACGACGTGCTCCTGGACCGGATGTCCACAGTGCTGTTGCAAGCAGAACGAGGGTGTCGGTGAACTCGCTACCGGTTCACCGACACCCTCGTGGATCGCCTTGGAAGATGTTCTCGCGTCAGCGGTGCACGAGACCGGTGAATTCTCGTTCGGGCCACAGCAGGCTCAGTCGGATGCGGGCGAACTTCCAGGCGTTGCCGACCTTGCGGTACTGATCCTCGTAGATTCCGAGGAAAAGCAGCGGATTCTCGTGGCCGCCGAGCGTGGTCATCTCGCCGGACCCTGCCTTCTGACGGGTCAACCAGTCGGTGAGGTACCAGCGACCGTGCGCGGCTTCCGATCCGGTGATGGTGATCCACGGATTCGTCACGACATGGAGCGAGTCGAACGGCTCACCGAGCGCCGGCATGATGTCGGCGAAGTTGGCCCGGATCGTCTCCGCTCCCACCCAATCGCCTCCGAAGGCCGCCGGGAACTCGCACACTGCGTCCTCGCAGAACAGCGCGGCGAGATCGTCGATGGCCTGACTGTCGAAGTAGGCCGAGTAGGCCTGCCGCAGTTGCTTGATCTCCTCGATCGTCAACAGTTCGTCCACCGTCATCGGGAACTCCCATCTGGTTTGTCCGGCTCGGGTCATCCGACGGGTTCGCCGGTCCGGTCCAGTGACTGCAGGACCTCGGCGATCCGGGGTGGGATGTCCGTCTTCTCGTTGTTCAGGGTTCGGCAGACGAAGGTCATCTTCCCCAGGGTCACCAGTTCGGTGTCACGCCTGAATTCGAACCCGAGGGTGTAGGAGGAGGAGCCCAGGCGGTCCAGCATCACCTCGCAGGTGAGGTCGTCGAAGACGTGGGCAGGCTGGAGGTAGGTGGCTTCCGAGTGCACTCCCACCGTGATGATGTCGAATTCATCGGCGAGTTCCCCGCTGCGGATGCCGTTGTCGTACATCCAGGAACTGTAGGTACGCTCCATCCAGGGGTAGTAGGTGGCGAAGTAAGCGATTCCGACGGTGTCGCAGTCTCCGTAGGAGAGTCGGAAGTTCTGCTTGTGGCTCATCACGACGAAATCAGTCTCCGATCCGTACTGCTGCGGTTCCGGACAGCACCCTGCTGCCTTCCACCACATCGAGGTGCACATCGCAATCGGCCACCGTGACTCCGTCCTCCGCACGGATGGCGGTCACGGTGCCGCAGGCACGCAGCGTGTCCTCGGCGAACACATTGCCCAGGTAACGCAGACGGATCGCCCGCACACGGGCGACTCCGCCGGCCCAGTGGCCGAGCATGGACACCACGTAGGCCTGGTTGAGTGGACCTTGGTTGACGACGCGGTCGCCCAGGTTCAGCGCACGGACAGCCTCGGCGTCATAGTGGATGGGATTGGCATCGCGCATCAGGGCCGACATCGTCTTCATCTTCTCCGCGCTCACCGAAGTCACCTCGTAGGCAGGCAACTCGTCGCCGACACGGATTCCCGTCACAGCCCCCTCCTCGGGAAGATGATCGAGTTGGTGCACGATGCCGCGAGTCGACCGTCGACGTCGTGCAGCTCCAGTCGATAACCGACAATGTCGAAGACGCCGGTGCGGTTTCCCCGTTTACGTTCGGCGGACACGATCCGACCGCGCACGGCGTATGTGGCGCCGATTCGAAGCGGCGAGTACACCTCGGTCGCCGTTTCCCCGGCCATGGGGCCATCGGATTCCCGGGCACCGAACATGGCCCACATCTGTTCCCAGGACATGCCCATCGCGGCGGTTCCGGCGAGGAAGACGAACACCGGGCTGCTCACCTCGTCGGTGGGGGATGCGAGTGAGCAGTCGTTGACCAGCCGTACCCACCAGGATTCGAAGGTGAACTCGCCCCCCGGAAACTCGGTCCCGATGAGCTCGGCCAGTCCTGCTTCGTCCGGAACCTCCGCCACTGCCACACCGGCAGCTCTCCGGCTTGCCTCGATCATTCGCGTACCTTCAGTAGGGCAGATCGAGTGCGATATGCCGCTTGGACAGCTTCCATCCGCCCTCGGTTCGGACCAGTTCGTCCTCGTACTTGCCCGTCGACAGCGCCGTGAGCGTTCCGTTCTGAGCCGAGAAGATCGTCAGGTAGGACATGCTGGTGGCTCGGTCGTCATCGGCGTCGATGATGATGTTGCTGGTGACATGGCGGCGCTGGTCGTTCTGCGAGTGTGCGGCGTCCCGCATCATGGTCAGAATCGCGTCCCGGCCTTCGAATGGGCCGATGAGATCACCGCCGGCGACTCGAAGCGACAGTACCGCCTCCGGTGTGAACGTGTCTTTCACCATGGCCAGGTCGCCGTCGTCGTAGCCGAGGGCATAGCGGTTGAGCGTGTTCTCGATCTCGGTTCGAGTCGAAGCAGGAGTCATTCTCTCTCCTTCGGAGCTGGGGGCGCATCAGGACGGGGAAAAGTGATCACTTCACGGCTGCGCCGGCATCCACCGGGAAAGTCGCTCCCGTGACATATCGGGCCTCGTCGCTGGCCAGGAAGAGAACCGCGTTGCTGATGTCGATCGAGTCGACCCAGGGCACCGGCAGTGCGTTCAGCGACATGAACCCGGGGATGGCCTTGTCCTGACTCGGCTCCGGGTCGCCGGGAGTGAACAATCCGTACGTGCCGGGATTCTGGATCATCGTCGTGTCGACGTTGGTCGGATGTACCGTGTTGACCCGGATGTTGTAGGGGGCGAGCTCGTTGGCCAGGGTGCGCATCAGCCCGACGATGCCGTGCTTGGCGGAGACATAGTGCGCTACGTTTTGAACTCCCTTGAAACCGCCGATCGAGCTGGTGAACAGAATCGATCCGCCGTTGCCCGCTTCGATCAAGCGCGGAATCGCGGTCTTGGCCGTATGGAACACGCCGGTCAGGTTGATATCGATCATGTCCTGCCACTGTTGCGAACTGAGCTCCCAGGAGCGCGCGAAGCTCGCGATTCCGGCGTTGGCCACGACCGTGTCGATACGACCGAGTTCCGCCACTCCCGCATCGAAAGCCGATTGCAGCGCGGTCAGGTCTCGGACATCGGCCTTGTGGGTCACGATCCGACGCCCCAGCTTCTCGACCTGGCGAGCCGTTTCCATGAGGTCGTCTTCGGTGGCCAGATTGAAAAACGGGGTGACGGTGTCGATGTCGGCACAGATATCGATGGCGATGATATCCGCACCTTCCTCGGCCAATCGCACGGCGTGGCTGCGACCTTGCCCCCGCGCTGCGCCGGTGATGAAGGCGACCTTGCCTTGCATGCGTTCTGACATGAATCGCTCGCTTTCCTGCTTGCCGATGGGAGGAACCAGTGCTCGGGACGTAGCGCGACGCGATGCAGCTCGCATCGCCGATCAGCATGCTCACTCGAACGAGCTGTCTGTGATGATGGTTATACTGGTTTGAAATGTCAAGGCTTCTCCGTCCCGGAGTGGCGGTCATATCCGGGATGCCGGTCGAACAGGACTTGCGGCTGCTGTCACCCGATGGCGAACCCGCTCGCGAGGTGGCGCATGGCGGTGTCGATGGCGTCGCACAGCTCGACCTCCGGCTGGTGGAGCCATTGCTCGTAGGCGGCCAGTGCCGCACCGAGGCAGGCGTAGGCGACCGTCTGCGGTACCAACGCATCCGTGGAAGCGCCGAGTCGGCGTGCGACGAATTCGACGACGATGGCGCGCCACTCGGCGTAACGCAGCGTCGAGTGTGCTTGCAGCGCGGGTACCTGCAGGATCAGCTCCAGGCGGCGCCGATGCCGTGCCGCTTCGGCGGGGTCGTCGACCCTGTTGAACTCGACGACGACGGTGCGCAGTGCCTCCATCAGCGGCTGGTCGTCCGGGCAGGCGAGGAACTTCTCGCGCATGAGGACGAGTTGCTCGGTGAAGCTACCCCAGACCACATCGTTTTTGGAGTCGAAGTACCGGAAGAACGTTCGCCGCCCGACCCCGGCAGTACGAGCGATCGCATCGACGGTGGTGGCTTCGAACCCGTGGCGATCGAAGAGTTCGAACGCGGCTCTTTCGAGTTCATGGCGACTTGTCGTGGGACGCCGACCAGGGCCGTTCGTTGCTCCGGACGGGTGCTCCGAAGATGGTTCTGCCATAACCTCTTCCATTTTGACACGGGATGCCATTAATGTTGTGCGCGCCATCACATGGCGCAATGCAGAGGAGTTGAGCATCCCATGAGCGAATCCGATCACGTCGAGACAGCACCGAACGAGGAGATTGTTGAGGAGGACTTGCTCGTCGAAGAGGTCTCGATCGACGGGATGTGCGGTGTCTACTGAATATCGTCACTCCGATGTGGAGAGTTCCTCGCCGGGTGAGCGGGAGAGCCCGTTCGACCCGGACCGGGGATATCGGTTGAGTCCGAACGTGTCGCTGCGTCCCGAAGATTTCGGAGCGCTGGCCTATCACTTCGGTAATCGCAAGTTGTCTTTCCTCAAGTCTCCTCGGCTGGTCGCGATCGTGCGGAGTCTGGCCGATCACGCCTCCGCGCGTGCGGCTGTCGAGGCCGGCGACGTGCCCGAAGGAGAACGTGCCGGCTACGTGCGGGCGCTTGCCTCGCTCGCCCGCACGGACATGATCGTGCCCGCTTGACCGGTCATCACTACGTTCGACGAAAGGCCGACCTCATGACCAGTGCTGCCGAAAGGACCGCGTTCCCGGCGGCTTCGGAGTCGCCGATGAGCACGGAGCCGACTGTCCTGCCGCTTGTCGAGCAGTTCAAGTACGGTCTGGACGCACCGATCTGCCTGACGTGGGAGTGGACGTACGCCTGCAACCTCTCGTGCGCGCACTGCCTGTCCTCGTCGGGGCGGCGCGATCCCGACGAGTTGAGCACGGAAGAGATCAAGACCGTGCTCGACGAGCTCGAGCGAATGCAGGTCTTCTACGTCAATATCGGCGGAGGTGAGCCCACCGTTCGGGACGACTTCTGGGAACTGGTCGACTACGCCGTGGCCCACCATGTGGGGATCAAGTTCTCCACCAACGGATTCCGGATCACTCCGGAGCGCGCTCGCAGGCTGGCCGCCACCGACTACGTCGACGTGCAGATCTCGTTGGACGGTGCCACGCCCGAGATCAACGACGCTGTACGCGGGCCGGGATCCTATGACACGGCGATGCGTGCGATGGAGAACCTGGCTGCCGCAGGCATGCGCGGATTCAAGATCTCGGTGGTGATGACCAGCCAGAACGTCGACCAGCTCGACGAGTTCCAGCGCATTGCCGACTCGTTCGATGCCCAGTTGCGCATCACCAGGCTGCGCCCGTCCGGTCGTGGCGCCGATGTCTGGGACGAGTTGCATCCCAGTGCCGAACAGCAGTTGCAGATCTACCACTGGCTGCTGGAGCACGGGGACAACGTGCTGACCGGAGACTCCTTCTTCCATCTCAATGCGCTCGGGTCGACACCGCTGCCGGGACTGAATCTGTGCGGGGCGGGGCGAGTCGTGTGCCTGATCGACCCGGTCGGCGATGTCTACGCCTGCCCGTTCGCCATTCATGATGCATTCTGGGCGGGCAACATCCGCGACGCCGGATTCGGCCCGGTCTGGCGGGATTCCGAACTGTTCCAGGACCTGCGCAGCCCGCAGACCGGCGGGGCGTGTCTGTCGTGCTCGGCCTACGACGCCTGCCAGGGCGGGTGCATGGCGGCGAAGTTCTTCACCGGGCTACCGCTGGACGGGCCGGACCCGGAATGCGTCAAGGGACACGGCGCGACCGCACTGGCCACTGTGGATGGTCGCGATGCGCCCCGCCCCGCCCAGGACCATTCCCGGCCCAGCGCGGCACGTCAGCAGGTCATGTTGGGGCTGCCCTCGGTACGCGCGGCCGGCTCGGTCCCGGACCGTGCCTGCGATACGAGTCCGCTGGCGGGATTGACGTGACCTTCGAGGAGCTTGCTGTCGTGAAAAGGAGACCACTGTATGGGTAGCGGCTGGTTCGAGACCGTGGCCGAGGCGCAACGGCGTGCGAAGAAGCGTTTGCCGTGGTCGGTGTACGGAGCGCTGATCGCCGGGTCGGAGAGGGGAGCGACACTGCGGGACAACCAGGCGGCCTTTGCCGAGTTGGGATTCGCACCGCATGTGGCCGGCTTGTCGCACGAACGGGAGCTTGCCACGACGGTGATGGGCCAGCCGGTGTCGCTGCCGGTGATCATGTCTCCGACCGGTGTGCAGGCTGTTCATCCGGATGGCGAGGTGGCTGTGGCCCGCGCCGCCGCAGCGCGGGGAACGGCCATGGGACTGAGCGGCTTCGCCAGTAAACCGATCGAGGAGGTCGTACAGGTCAATCCGCAGACGTTCTTCCAGACCTACTGGGTGGGAAGCCGGGACGAGATCCTGCAGCGCATGCAGCGGGCCCGGGACGCCGGTGCCGTCGGGATGATCGTGACCACGGACTGGTCGTTCTCGCACGGCAGGGACTGGGGAAGCCCCGCGATTCCCGAGCGGATGAATCTGTCCACAATGCTCAAGTATGCGCCCCAGGCGCTGGGGCATCCTCGGTGGCTGACCGAGTTCGTCAAGCGGCGCCGGATTCCCGACCTGACGGTGCCGAACGTGCGGGGACGCAGGAACGAATCCGCTCCGACGTTCTTCGGGGCTTACGGGGAATGGATGCAGACCCCGCCGCCGAGCTGGGACGACATCGCCTGGATGCGCGAGCAGTGGGACGGGCCCTTCATGCTCAAGGGGGTTACCCGGCGCGACGATGCCAAGCGCGCCGTGGACGCGGGTGTCTCGGCGATTTCGGTGTCCAACCACGGCGGCAACAACCTGGACGGAACGCCCGCCAGTCTCCGGGCACTGCCTGCGATCGCCGACGAGGTCGGCGACCAGGTCGAGGTGATGCTCGATGGTGGGGTGCGTCGCGGCAGCGACGTGGTCAAGGCCCTGGCCCTGGGCGCGAAGGCCGTCATGATCGGCCGGGCGTACCTGTGGGGACTGGCAGCCAACGGCCAGGCCGGTGTGGAAAACGTCCTGGACATCCTGCGCGGCGGCATCGACTCCGCGCTGCTCGGGCTCGGACGCTCCTCCATTCACCAGCTCGACCGTTCCGATGTGCTCATTCCTCCCGGGTTCGACAGCGCACTCGGAGACGTCGAAACCACCGCAATCGGCTAACCCGAACCGCTACCGGATTCGGCGCACACCGGGAGTCCTCGTTGGAGACCGCGATGGTGCTCATATCCGAGGGCTCCTCGGGTGCTGGTCCCGATCTTGCCGAGAAAGGAATGAGGGAGTGGTCGGCGGGTGAGTAGCGCGAGAGTGGCGTTGGTGACGGGTGCGGCACGCGGAATCGGCGCCGCGGTGGTGCGGCGACTGGCCCGGGCGGGCTGGCGTGTCGTGGCCGTGGACCGGTGCGCCGACGATCCGCGAGTCGAGTACCCGTTGGCAACGCGGGAGCAGCTCGCCGACCTCGCTGGGGAGTACCCCGGCGCGGTGGTCGACGTCGTCGCCGATGTGCAGGACCTCGAAGCTCTCCGAGAAGCGGTCGCGCTGGCAGAGGAGCGATTCGGCGGGCTCGACGCGGCGGTCGGCGCGGCCGCGCTGATGGCGGGCGGTACGCCGTTCTGGGAAGCCGACGGATCGGAGTGGGATGCCCTGTTCTCGGTCGGTGTCGTGGGTGTGGCGAACCTGGCACGCACCGCGGTGCCCGCGCTGCTGCGGCGCCCGGAACCGCGGACGGGCCGATTCGTGGCGCTGGCCTCGGCCGCCGCGCACCGCGGACTGTGGCGACTGACCTCGTACAACGCTGCCAAGCACGCCGTGACCGGACTGGTCCGCGGTCTGGCCACGGATCTACGCGGTACCGGGGTCTGCGCGACAGCCGTCTCTCCCGGCTCCACGCGTACGGACATGCTCGACGCCACGGCCGACCTCTACCAACTGCCCGATGTCGACGAGTTCGCCCGGCATCAGCTGACCGAACGTCTGCTCGAGCCCGACGAGGTGGCCGCAGCGGTGTGCTTTCTGTGCTCACCGGATGCCTCCGCGATCACGGGCACCGTCGTGCACGCCGATGGCGGGTTCACCGCATGAGCGCTCAGGTAGCTTCCGATGATCGGTCCGGTACCGGCGAACCGCTTCTGCTCGGGGCACGGCTGATCCCGGACCAATCGGTGCGCCGGTTGGCGCACGGTCGAGTGCTGCTCGGCGGGTCGCCGCTGCGTCTGCTCCGGCTCGGAGCCGACGGTGCGCGTCTGTTCGATCACTGGGTACGGGGCGAACCGGTCGGCACGAGCGCGCAGGAACACCGGTTGGCGCGTCGCTTGATCAGTACCGGATTGGTCCACCCCGAACCATCCGCAGCCGCGTTCGGCCCCGTCGACGTCACCCTGGTGACGCCGGTCAAGGACAATCCCACCGGAGTGCATCGCCTGCTGGCCGCTACCGGAGAGCTCGCCGACCGCATCGTCGTCGACGACGGATCGGCCGAACCGGTGCCGGGAGCCGCGCTGCGTCACGAAGAACCGGCCGGACCCGCAGTTGCCCGTAACTCCGGCTGGCGGCTCGCCCACACCGAGTTCGTCGCATTTCTGGACTCCGACGCCGTACCGGAGCCAGGATGGCTGGAGAGGATATTGCCGCAGTTCGCCGACCCGGCAGTGGCGGCCGTCGCCCCCAGGATTCGCAGCATTCCCGGCACCACTGCCGTAGCACGCTACGAAGCAGAACGGTCCAGTTTGGACCTCGGTTCCCGTCCCGCAGTGGTTCGGCCCATGAGCCGCATCAGCTACGTGCCCAGTGCCGCACTGGTGGTGCGCCGCAGCGCTCTGTCCGGTATGGATGGGTTCGACGCGAATTTGCGCTTCGGTGAGGACGTCGACCTCGTGTGGCGGCTCATCGAACGTGGCGGCACGGTGCGCTACCAGCCGGATGCGGTGGTCCGGCACGATCCGCGCCCGAACCTGCCCTCCTGGCTGCGGCAACGTTTCGACTACGGCAGCTCGGCGGCGCCGCTGTCCGTACGGCATCCCCGCTTGCTCAGCTGCGCGAGGATGTCCCGCTGGAGCGCGGCCACGTGGGCACTTCTCGTCTCCGGTCGCCCTGCGCCCGCCTTGGCGGTGGCCACGGTGACCGCGGCCCTGCTGCCGCGCAAACTCCGTGACCGGGGTGTCCCGGCCACGGAAGCGCTACGGTTGGCCGGGACGGGCCACCTGGGTGCCGGACGACTCCTCGCCGAAGCCACCCGGCGCGCCTGGTGGCCACTCGTGCTCGCTGCCTGTCTGTTCAGCAGGCGAGCACGTATGATGGCGACGGCCGCGCTGCTGCCCTGTGTCCTCGACGCCGCAGGCAAGGGCGGCGGTTGGCTTGCTCTCCGGATTCTCGATGACCTGGCCTACGGAGCCGGAGTGTGGGCAGGATGCGCACGCGAACGCACGATCACCCCGCTCCAGCCACAGCTCACGGGGAGTTCGCTACGGTGAACCATCGGCTCGATGCCCTGCGGTGGCCACAGGTCGACCAGCGAGTGGCTTTGCTGGCGATCCCTCTCGGGGCCACCGAGCAGCACGGCCTGCACCTGCCGCTGGGCACCGATACAGCGATTGCCACCGCGCTGTGCGATCGGCTCGCCGACGAGGTCGGCGATGTCCTGGTCGCGCCCGCCGTGCCCTACGGATCCAGTGGTGAACATGCGGAGTTTCCCGGCACGCTGTCCCTCGGGCAGGAGGCGCTGGAACTGTTGCTGGTCGAACTGGTGCGTTCCGCCGACCACTTCGCCGGGGTGGTTCTGGTCAATGGGCACGGCGGTAACCGGGGACCGTTGATCCGGGCGGTCCGCCTGCTCCGTTCCGAGGGACGGCACATACTGGCGTGGTCCCCGTCCGGACCGTCGAACGACAGTCACGCCGGAGGCACCGAAACCTCGGCCATGCTGCAACTACGCCCCGGTGACGTGGATGTGAAGCAGGCAGAAAGAGGTAACACGGCACCGCTTCCCGACCTGATCGAGCCGCTGCGAACCGGCGGCGTCCGAAGTGTCAGCGCCAACGGCGTCCTCGGTGATCCCACCCACGCCAGTGCAGCAGAAGGCCGACGCATCCTGAACGACTGGGCGGCCTCGTTGATCGATGCCGTTCTCACCTGGGAAACGACACTCTCCAGGCGCTCGACACCGTCTTGATCAAGCTGCACCTGCGGCAGGGATCGCTGTGCTGTCGAGCTGACGTTCGCGGTATGCGGCATTTCGGATTCCCCGCTTGGTCGGCACACCGAGTTCTGCAGAGCAGAACGACGAACATTTGGTAGACACCTGTCTAGTATTCGTGGCAAGCTCGAATCAACCGACTTGCGATGGTCGTTGACGACCGTCGACACGCTCGACGAGGAGCTCGCATGCAGTTTCAGGACAAGATTGCCTTCGTGACGGGTGCGGCATCCGGTATGGGACTGGCCACCGCCCGGCGACTCGCCGAACAGGGCGCCACCGTCTACGGCGCCGACCTCTCCGGCGAGGCACTGGCACAGGAGTTCGCCCGGTTACCGCATGCCCATCCCGTCCCCCTCGACATCGCCGACGCCGATGCCGTGCGTGCGGCGTTCG
This Haloactinomyces albus DNA region includes the following protein-coding sequences:
- a CDS encoding MaoC family dehydratase is translated as MTGIRVGDELPAYEVTSVSAEKMKTMSALMRDANPIHYDAEAVRALNLGDRVVNQGPLNQAYVVSMLGHWAGGVARVRAIRLRYLGNVFAEDTLRACGTVTAIRAEDGVTVADCDVHLDVVEGSRVLSGTAAVRIGD
- a CDS encoding nuclear transport factor 2 family protein, whose product is MTPASTRTEIENTLNRYALGYDDGDLAMVKDTFTPEAVLSLRVAGGDLIGPFEGRDAILTMMRDAAHSQNDQRRHVTSNIIIDADDDRATSMSYLTIFSAQNGTLTALSTGKYEDELVRTEGGWKLSKRHIALDLPY
- a CDS encoding nuclear transport factor 2 family protein; this encodes MTVDELLTIEEIKQLRQAYSAYFDSQAIDDLAALFCEDAVCEFPAAFGGDWVGAETIRANFADIMPALGEPFDSLHVVTNPWITITGSEAAHGRWYLTDWLTRQKAGSGEMTTLGGHENPLLFLGIYEDQYRKVGNAWKFARIRLSLLWPEREFTGLVHR
- a CDS encoding enoyl-CoA hydratase/isomerase family protein, encoding MLTMSRPEKLNAMDQTWFRQLREVMETIGNDGDVRAVVLTGEGRAFSAGGDIDMFHDLAGDVGRVRPHLRLVYDAFHAVERCAVPVIAAVNGIAFGGGTELALACDIVLAAESARFAFKEPTVGLTPGYGIVRGPEVMGRHWTRYLALTGRDIDAVRAERAGLVQEVHSDDVLLDRALSLAAEIAANPSLAVQVGKSFVNRDTGDGFNESVEATALLFGTDEHSNAVTAFRAARGDEPSSRASATE
- a CDS encoding AMP-binding protein; amino-acid sequence: MVHAHVSGDRTDERPLAIGEWLHGAAQRAAEEAFLLIAGERIGYRELDVTSDRVAAGSSELGLRSGDHVCLMMRSSVAALQVWFGLAKAGLVEVPINVASGSYLLRYFLEHSGATVVVCDAEFEQLVRECAADVPGIGHIVVSGDEPEHDTAPPANGAARHRLTDLLAHPSAALPTVDPSDAAVILYTSGTTGPPKGALLSHRANVNLARHTVDLLGYTPADRLYSVFPLFHSNARYCSVMAAMEAGADLVMDHRFSASQFWDICRRHGITAFNYQGAMMSILYKQPPRPDDADNPVRLAFGAPCPPEIFEAFEHRFGVQLTEIYGSTETSIITDMPPWDRKIGTAGHESANYEVAVVDEHDEPVPPGVAGEIVARPKKPGWMFDGYHAMSETTVESWRNLWFHTGDRGLLDEDGYLVFLDRLKDTIRRRGENISSWEIERVVSAHPAVAQAAAYGVPSELSEEEVMVAIVVAPGTGLNPAELTEHCAGSLTAFAVPRYVRVIDALPMTPSQRVEKYKLRADGVTPDAWDREAVQQ
- a CDS encoding mycofactocin-coupled SDR family oxidoreductase, with protein sequence MSERMQGKVAFITGAARGQGRSHAVRLAEEGADIIAIDICADIDTVTPFFNLATEDDLMETARQVEKLGRRIVTHKADVRDLTALQSAFDAGVAELGRIDTVVANAGIASFARSWELSSQQWQDMIDINLTGVFHTAKTAIPRLIEAGNGGSILFTSSIGGFKGVQNVAHYVSAKHGIVGLMRTLANELAPYNIRVNTVHPTNVDTTMIQNPGTYGLFTPGDPEPSQDKAIPGFMSLNALPVPWVDSIDISNAVLFLASDEARYVTGATFPVDAGAAVK
- a CDS encoding acyl-CoA thioesterase; the encoded protein is MSHKQNFRLSYGDCDTVGIAYFATYYPWMERTYSSWMYDNGIRSGELADEFDIITVGVHSEATYLQPAHVFDDLTCEVMLDRLGSSSYTLGFEFRRDTELVTLGKMTFVCRTLNNEKTDIPPRIAEVLQSLDRTGEPVG